TGGTAGTTTCTTCCCAGTTGGTGGACATCAAACGATCGAGAGACTCGCTAACATCGTCTCTGTCGGGTGTTTCCTCAACCTCAGCATCGGACAGCTCAGGTTCAAACTGGTATGGTTGAAGATCGTGTTCATTCAAAACCTCAAAATCACTACTGTAGCACGATAGTTCCAGTGAAGAAACGCTGCTTGTTTCACTGTTTTCTTCATGGTCTGCCATTGCCAATACAGCTGCTGACGTCACTGCGAGGGGAGATCAGCTATGGCTGCGTTTTAGATTCTTACTTCCCTTACCCTTAATTGCAGGTATATGAAAACCCACTTTCATTGATCGATATCTATTAAACCAAAGGACTTTGCTTGCCAATATTTTGCATCTGGTACTATTTAGTAATGTTCTCTCAGCAGAATTTTTTTGACCGAGCAATGTGGTTGACCTTTAAGGCATATGGCTGAAAGCCGAGGGGCTCCGTCGTTCTGGACGTGACAAGCTCAGTAACTTTAAAACACGCTGCGGTCACGCATGTCTGGGCACAGCTGAAGCACAGCGATATAATTATCAAAAGAACATTTCAAATGCGTATACAGGACTAGGAGtctagttagttagttggttgttgctttttgggtccagcggaccatataggccaaatcaggaccccactaGGAGTCTACTCCTGAGAACAGGAAGTAAAATCAAAATAGGCCAGCCGCCCAATTGACCTGTTCCGAATTAAAAAGATAGACAgtatgaaaaaagaaagaattcaaACCAGGTATTTAAGCTCAAAAATTGAATATTTGTTTCATTTCAAATTTACTAATGTATTCAGTGAGTGGTAATTCTTGTGCAAAAGTCAGAGACCcacactcaagcttgacaagTTATCTTAAAAATAAGGGCTTAACGTTTccatttctttttatatttctCCGCCGCTATCCTTGAGCATGCTTACATTAAGACTATCCTTTAAAGACGCCATTTCACTTTGAATTACTTTTTTTTAGTCTGAGGCGTACAATAGAAGCATGTTTTCTGTCAACTCATAGCGGGTAGGTGTAGTAGAAgcaccagtgtgtgtgtgtgcttgtgtgtgtgtgtgtgtgtgtgtgtgtgtgtgtgtgtttgtgtgtgtgtatcagtgtgtgtgtgtgtgtgtgtgcgtgtgtgtgtgtgtgtgtgtgtgtgtgtgtgtgtgtgtgtgtgtgtgtgtgtgtgtgtgtgcgtccgtgtgtgtgtgtgtgtattaataaTCTAACAGAAGGAAAGCAGTATATCTGCTTCGGGCTTCTAACGCACACGACCCACAACCAAGTTACGGATTCTTGTCTCTTTTGATTATGAAACAGTATTGCAGAAACAGAACAATGTTTAACTGCAAACAGGTAGACACCTATGCGAGGATAGGACAATAACTTACTGCTACTACCAGTGCATGCTTGAGATCTTGAGCGAAGAGGACGGACCAGTCTCCCCGCGTTGTTCCTGTGGCAATGATGAAAGCAGCACTACAACTCTTTGTCCACCAAGGGAAATTGTTCTTCCCGACCGTTGTTTCAGGTATAACATGCACTTTTTATCAATTCAACGAGAATTCATATGCAAGTGGCACACCGCATTGGTCATTTTggcgtgcaaaaaaaccaagtgTTCACGACGCCCTTTAAACAGACTCGTGATTCATAAAATACCTTCACGTGTGCTGTGTCCATGAGGTGTGATTTAGCTGCCTTTCCCAGCTGTTTTTCTTCGAGTTTGGCTGTCttgctgtctttctgtctggctggctgattggttctctctctcttctttgtctctgtctctctctctctctctccctctttctttctctttctctctctcttttttctctctccctctctcttctctctttcttccctctctctttctctctctctctctctctctctctctctctctctctctctctctctctctctctctctctctctctctctctctctctctatctatctatctctcgcTTTATCCCCGTTTGCCATCATGAGATACATCCATGTAAACTGGTCTTTAGGCCTACAATATTTCTCTTCGTCGTTTTAACTCACCAGCCCTGATGGTACCAATTGTGGCTGGTACCGTGACTGTCTGGAGGCCAGGTTCCAATGTTCCAGCGGTGCGGATGACTACGGCATCACCTATGCCGAGAAATACTGTAATCTCTATGATGACAAGTACCAAGACTTCTCATCGCTCGGGCAACGGTGGATAAGTGCTGTCAGGAAGTGTTTGCAGGTTTGTCTCGCACCTTGTATTACAGCCTGCAACTTGCGGGACTGACTGATCCATGGGGCTGAATTAAAGAATGATTTCTGCCCACAGTCACAAAACATTGACCTCATTATAGTTACAGGGATGCACGACAGGTTATCCTCCTTTTAAATGATAAATGGAATCCATTTTGCACATCCTTACAAAGCCAACACTGGGAACAATGGCAATTTCGCGATCAGTACTCGAGTGCATCAATACCATGAAAAGTTAGAAGTATTTTTTCTGTAGTACCTTAGCTTATTCGAAGAAATGAACTTGGTCTGCCTCTCAGATGATAaatcgttttgtttttttccccaatCGTTTCCTATAGGTAGAACTTGTTCCTCTTCTGCGCCCTTTCGAATGTCCAACGTGTGAAGACATCAAGACCAGGGCTTTCAACTCGCACTCTGGATGTTACGTAGCACCTCACAAGAATGCTCCCTCCATCTGCAGCCTTCCAGTGCAAGACTTCTGGAAGATCTTCTGGACTGTCAAGAGCGCTTTCACTTCAGAGTTTGTGGAAACTGTCTTCGGAATGCTGAAGGTAAGTTTGTTagttttgtttgaaaaaaaaaattgtaagtTGGTCAATGTATTTTGCACTTCAGTGTTCATTCTCAGTGTAACTCTTTAAATTTTGTATTCAATTCATCCTGCGATTTCCCAAAAGGCCAAAAACATGTTATCAGGACTGCTTTCCTCCCCttaccctctcccccctcccccttacccccccccccccacaccataTTCACTGAGGCTGGATTTGTCGTTCAGGTGCTGAACAGCTGCACAGTAGCAGCAGCACAGGGTGTGGCTGACTTCATGACAAAGCTGGTCATCGAAGTCACCCTGCCCACAATCCTCGAGTTCTCCAAGTCCCTGCGCAACAAGCGCTCACTGGCAGGAGAACATGACCGTCCATTCCTGAATCGTCTCACACGTGATGCTGAAGGTTCATCCGCGGACTACAGCACAGCCGTTGGGAGCATGGCAAAGAATTCTCGTACAAAGCGATCAACAGGCAACACCACTTGGCGAGGAGAGAGCAACGCGTCGCTTCACTACCACAAAATTGCTGCAGAGGTTGCCAAAGAACTTGCACAGCAGCTCGGCTGGGGTTCTCTGAAGATCCAGTGGTTCGCCTACGGAGTGTACGCTGAGGATGCCAACATGCTGAAAGTCAACGTCTTCCTGGCCGACCAGACGCTCAACGCTTCCTCTCCCTCTGCGGTCAACCTGACCCGCGTTGTGCAACAGGCAGCAGAGTCCTACCAGGATGGAACGATCCATTTCAACGTGCGTGGAACAGCTCTCCCCGCTGGCCGGATGTTGGGCTGCATTGACGAAGAGTGTCAGCAAACCTTCGTCAACACCACCGCGCCCAGTGTCGCGGTATCCCTGGAGGGTGGATGGCTGATGATGGTCCTGTCAACCTCTGCTGCAGCCCTTCTGGCCGAGAGAGCTCTTTTCTGGGGCTGACTTCTTACGACGTTGTGAAGGTCTACAAACCAAGATGCTGAAGaccatattcttcttcttcttcttcttcttcttcttcttcttcttcttcttcttcttcttcttcttcttcttcttcttcttcttcttcttcttcttcttcttcttcttcttcttcttcttcttcttcttcttcagcgttcgacggttgtgtccctCATAACCTTGAAGACCATATTCAAGACTTAGAGTTCATTTTTGGAATGAATTTGTAGTGATCACTATTTATCGTATAAAGAAAGGGAGAAGTCTATAATACACTCTAAATCCTCTTTCAAAAACATGCCATCGATTCCTCCTATCTCTGCCCCTCCTCCGCCCTCCCTTctccttcctcccccccccccccccccgtcacacccccccccaacacctccgtcgtttgtgtttgtttctagttagtttgtttgttttaactcTGGCCATTATAtgccacccaccccccacccccctattCGAAACCAGAACTCCAACCATTCCACATTTAAACGGCTTTAAACTGTCAGTGTATCCACAAGCGTCATTTTGCATCCTTGCATGACTCAGTTACccgttgtttgttttttgtgttgttgtattTCTTATTAGCTGTTGCTGCATCACTGAGTAGTAATATAATAATGATTCAGCTATTTTTCTTGCACAAATCCTACTATAGCAATATGATCTCTAACTGCAGTTTATTTTATTACATTGCGTTCATAATCTTTTTTACAACTCTGatactgttttattttaaatgatTTTACGCATTAATTTTGAGCACCGCCGACTGAGTGAGAAACGCAGCGTTGTGTTTACAAGGGATTACATTTTAAGTGTTCCTTGTTTGACCATTATCAGGCACATATCGCTCATTCAAAGGAACATCGCACCCTCCTTATTTACCTTCTAAACAAAACCGATCTGATTTGActtaacaaaaaaaaccaaggaaACAATAAAATGAACAATTTCATGTTCTGGACTTCATTTTGTCAATTATTACCAGCCCCCAGCCCCTTTGTTATATCAAGAAGAAAGTCAGTCTTGATAGATAGATTTGTCTTGCTTGTTTCTCCCTGGTACTTGATGCTCTCCTCTGTCTGCGTGCTGACCTTCCATAACAAAACAAAGGAGGAGTTATGAATCAAGTGGATAATGCGAATAAAGCCAGACTGAGGGCTGAGCCTGTTTTCCTTGGAATTTGCTTCATATTTATCTGTGCTTACAAAAAACAATAAAGATCAGTCATCTCAGCTCTGAGTGTGAGTGtatgcgtgggtgcgtgcgtgcgtacgtgcgtgtgtgtgtacgtgtgtttgtgtgtgtgtgtgtgtatgtgtgtgtgtgtgtgtgcgagtgtgtgtgtgtgtgtgtttgtgcatgcgtgtgtgtgtgtgcaaacacAATTCTACACTATAACTACGTAATGAAAAATAGCCGGATTTTAAAAAGAGTGCTATTTCATCAacgacacttttttttttaaaaagggcTTTGGGGTTCATTGGGGGCTCGTCTGAGGTTGCTCTCTACATTATCTCTTACGATAAGTACACAATCACGTACATTTTGACACTTGCCGGACAGTCGACGAAGGTTGTTTTGTCTGCTCTTCATCACCATTGTTGTTCTTCCTCCGaaacagcgtatggctgcctaaatggcggggtaaaaaacggtcatacacgtaaaataccactcgtgcaaaaaacacgagtgtacgtgggagtttcagcccacgaacgcagaagcagaagaagatcaCCATTGTTCACAAACACTTCACACAAGAAATGTTCCCCTCTGCAGTTTCAGTGTAGGCAAACGTGGGAACACAGGAAAAACACACCGATTTACTCAATCTGCAGCTGGCAACAAAGggacaaataaaacaacaacaacaacaaaaacaacaacaacatgtaaCCGCCCCCCCCTCCTGTAAAAAAGCATCgtgaaaaacaacatcaacaacaacaacaacaaaaacaacaacaagtaacacccccccccccccctactgtgAAAAAGCATCGTGAAAACAGGCCATCACGGATCTGCCAAGCCTTTTTACATGGGGTGAGATCAACAGTTCACTTacacaaataacaaacaaaaaacacctatCTGGATGCTTCCTGCACAGAGGAAAGTTTTTACTGAATTTCATTTTAATAGTTATATGGGTGTCAATAGAATATTTTCCGGAAATAAGTCTGTCAAGGTCGACCTGGCGGAGTAGTCTATCCtcagcggattatgactttattcagttattctgcagaaaagacaaatgctggagaaaaaccgttcttttctgcagcatttctgcataatgtcatctttcgccgaagcagcgtttttttctgcagcaaaacattttactgcagtaaaattgaaatcaagaatgctgcagtaaaacggtgctgttgttttactgcagcattcttgatttcaattttactgcagtaaaatgttttgctccagaaaaacccgttgcttcggcgaaagatgacattatgcagaaatgctgcagaaaagacagtttttctccagcatttctgtttttctgcagaataactgaataatgccaaaatgctgaagaaaaagtgtaaacagtttttctccagtaaaacaacatcaccgttttactgcagcattcttgatttcaattttactgcacagtaaaactgttttactgcagaaaaaaacgttgctctcgcggaagatgacattatgcagaaatgctgcagaaacaaacagtttttctccagcatttctgtttttctgcagaataactgaataaagtcataatccgctaaggatagtaGTCTTCCTTGACAGTCATGGTGGCGTCACGCCGAATTTCATCCCCGGCTTCCCTTGCTAGTATTGATGTTGAACTGCTGTAGTACGAGATACATCTCCTTATAtacactgtgtgtgtatgtgtgtgtgtgtgtgtgtgtgtgtgtgtgtgtgtgtgtgtgtgtgtctcacggtctgtgtgcgtgtgtgtgtgtgtgtgtgtgtgtgtgtgtgtgtgacaatgtgtgccgtgtgtgtatgtgactgtgtgtgtgtcacggtctgtgtgtgtgtgtgtgtgtgtgtgtgtgtgtgtgtgtgtgtgtgtgagtgactgtttgtgtgcgtgtgtgtatgtgtgtgtatgtgtgtcacggtctgtgtgtgtgtgtgtgtgtgtgtgtctcacggtctgtgtgcgtgtgtgtgtgtaagtgcatgagagagagagagagagagagagagagagagagagagagagagagagagagagagagagagagagagagagagagagagagagagagagggggggcgtaTGTGAAGGCGACCGGATATTGATTGGGCAACGCAttctaaaattaaataaaaaaatacacctTATCTGTTGACATTGTGTAGCGTGTCACGTCTCCTCTCTCCCACGGACTGTTGCAGTATTTTTCCTCAATCGCTTTCCTGCCAATTCAGTCTTTTCTGAGAataaggaaagaatcagagttACACACACTCTCCCATCCTCTCGCCTACcgcggtctgtgtgtgtgtgtgtgtgtgtgtgtgtgtgtgtgtgtgtgtgtcccagtgtgtgtcacagtgtgtgtgtgtgtgtgtgtcacagtgtgtgtgtgtgtgtgtgtgtgtgtgtgtgtgtgtgtgtgtgtgtcacagtgtgtgtgtgtgtgtgagagagaagagagagacagagaaagagagagagactg
The sequence above is a segment of the Littorina saxatilis isolate snail1 linkage group LG3, US_GU_Lsax_2.0, whole genome shotgun sequence genome. Coding sequences within it:
- the LOC138962413 gene encoding uncharacterized protein isoform X1, producing MVIVQTGNPAKLAAYAITHRQGTVKKKRTCNLFTAYQARQQERISGLYNITMTSSLAKVVVILMTLAQALADCDSNFGPSGTVDCIPIPRYNNEPQWATCLTDAYIQSKSKGRHLCEDRTITYCYYQCMLEILSEEDGPVSPRCSCGNDESSTTTLCPPREIVLPDRCFSPDGTNCGWYRDCLEARFQCSSGADDYGITYAEKYCNLYDDKYQDFSSLGQRWISAVRKCLQVELVPLLRPFECPTCEDIKTRAFNSHSGCYVAPHKNAPSICSLPVQDFWKIFWTVKSAFTSEFVETVFGMLKVLNSCTVAAAQGVADFMTKLVIEVTLPTILEFSKSLRNKRSLAGEHDRPFLNRLTRDAEGSSADYSTAVGSMAKNSRTKRSTGNTTWRGESNASLHYHKIAAEVAKELAQQLGWGSLKIQWFAYGVYAEDANMLKVNVFLADQTLNASSPSAVNLTRVVQQAAESYQDGTIHFNVRGTALPAGRMLGCIDEECQQTFVNTTAPSVAVSLEGGWLMMVLSTSAAALLAERALFWG
- the LOC138962413 gene encoding uncharacterized protein isoform X2, with the protein product MTSSLAKVVVILMTLAQALADCDSNFGPSGTVDCIPIPRYNNEPQWATCLTDAYIQSKSKGRHLCEDRTITYCYYQCMLEILSEEDGPVSPRCSCGNDESSTTTLCPPREIVLPDRCFSPDGTNCGWYRDCLEARFQCSSGADDYGITYAEKYCNLYDDKYQDFSSLGQRWISAVRKCLQVELVPLLRPFECPTCEDIKTRAFNSHSGCYVAPHKNAPSICSLPVQDFWKIFWTVKSAFTSEFVETVFGMLKVLNSCTVAAAQGVADFMTKLVIEVTLPTILEFSKSLRNKRSLAGEHDRPFLNRLTRDAEGSSADYSTAVGSMAKNSRTKRSTGNTTWRGESNASLHYHKIAAEVAKELAQQLGWGSLKIQWFAYGVYAEDANMLKVNVFLADQTLNASSPSAVNLTRVVQQAAESYQDGTIHFNVRGTALPAGRMLGCIDEECQQTFVNTTAPSVAVSLEGGWLMMVLSTSAAALLAERALFWG